One Sulfurihydrogenibium subterraneum DSM 15120 DNA segment encodes these proteins:
- the atpD gene encoding F0F1 ATP synthase subunit beta, with the protein MAKGKVVQIIGPVVDVEFPEGQLPAIRNAIKVQRTAIDDTGKEYVEDLYLEVAQHLGDSRVRTVAYGPTDGLVRGVEAEDLGSPVKVPVGKAALGRIFNVVGQPIDEAGPVNAEEYWPIFREAPSFEEQSTKVEQFETGIKVIDLLVPLIKGGKVGLFGGAGVGKTVLMQELIHNIAKFHSGYSVVVGVGERTREGNDLWMEMKESGVLPYTAMVYGQMNEPPGVRFRVAQTGLTIAEYFRDVEKQDVLIFIDNIFRFVQAGAEVSTLLGRLPSAVGYQPTLGTDVGEVQERIASTKNGSITSIQAVYVPADDITDPAPASIFAHLDATIVLQRRLTELGIYPAIDPLESTSRALAPEYVGEEHYYVARETQRILQRYKELQEIIAILGMEELSDEDKAIVGRARRLQRFLAQRFHVAEQFTGQPGSYVKKEETIQSFKEVVEGKWDHLPEQAFYMVGGIEEAKEKAEKLGVKV; encoded by the coding sequence ATGGCAAAAGGAAAAGTAGTCCAGATTATAGGTCCGGTAGTAGACGTTGAGTTTCCGGAAGGACAACTGCCGGCAATAAGAAACGCTATAAAAGTTCAAAGAACAGCTATTGATGACACTGGAAAAGAGTACGTTGAAGACCTTTACCTTGAAGTTGCACAGCATCTTGGAGATTCAAGGGTTAGAACAGTTGCTTACGGCCCTACTGACGGTCTTGTTAGAGGAGTTGAAGCTGAGGATTTAGGTTCTCCTGTAAAAGTGCCTGTAGGAAAAGCAGCTCTTGGTAGAATATTTAACGTTGTAGGACAACCTATAGATGAAGCAGGACCTGTAAACGCAGAGGAGTATTGGCCAATATTTAGAGAAGCTCCTTCTTTTGAAGAACAATCTACAAAGGTAGAACAGTTTGAAACAGGTATTAAAGTTATTGACTTATTAGTACCTTTAATAAAAGGTGGTAAAGTAGGACTGTTTGGTGGTGCTGGAGTTGGTAAAACTGTTTTAATGCAAGAGCTTATACACAATATAGCTAAATTCCACTCTGGATACTCTGTTGTTGTTGGTGTTGGTGAAAGAACAAGGGAAGGAAACGACCTATGGATGGAAATGAAAGAGTCTGGTGTTTTACCTTACACAGCGATGGTTTACGGTCAGATGAATGAGCCTCCCGGAGTTAGATTTAGGGTTGCTCAAACAGGACTTACAATAGCTGAATACTTTAGAGATGTTGAAAAGCAAGACGTTCTGATATTCATAGATAACATATTTAGATTCGTTCAGGCAGGTGCTGAAGTTTCTACTCTTCTTGGAAGACTTCCTTCTGCAGTTGGTTATCAACCAACACTTGGAACTGACGTTGGTGAAGTTCAAGAAAGAATTGCATCTACTAAGAACGGTTCTATTACGTCTATTCAGGCTGTTTATGTTCCTGCGGACGATATTACAGACCCTGCTCCAGCATCTATATTTGCTCACCTTGATGCAACTATCGTTCTCCAAAGAAGATTAACAGAGTTAGGTATATACCCAGCTATAGACCCATTAGAGTCAACATCAAGAGCTTTAGCTCCAGAGTATGTAGGTGAAGAACACTACTATGTAGCAAGGGAAACTCAAAGAATCTTACAAAGATACAAAGAGCTCCAAGAGATTATAGCAATTTTAGGTATGGAAGAACTTTCAGATGAGGATAAAGCTATCGTTGGAAGAGCAAGAAGATTACAGAGATTCCTTGCTCAAAGATTCCATGTTGCTGAACAGTTTACAGGTCAACCTGGTTCATACGTTAAGAAAGAAGAAACTATACAATCTTTCAAGGAAGTTGTTGAAGGTAAGTGGGATCATTTACCAGAACAAGCATTCTACATGGTCGGTGGTATAGAAGAAGCCAAAGAAAAAGCTGAAAAATTAGGTGTTAAAGTTTAA
- the rny gene encoding ribonuclease Y translates to MNEVIVGLLSAVFAGGAGFTACKVMVEKKLKEKEQEYSKVLSRKEELEKLAKEEAERIKKEAEKEAERVIKEAEKEAKIRASEIEREALKLKEQQEFIIEKELLKRKQELENELRQKREELQNLEKQLLMKESQLEKRLARLEHREEEIEKRATEIAKLETEIKALEKQLKEKEEKVKSAEEQYILELQRIASMTKEEAKTELMRKVEEEAKLEAAKLMREIEEEARKNAEKEAKWNLVTAIQRLAPEATTTYTVSVVDLPSNDIKGRIIGREGRNIRAFEMATGVDLIIDDTPDIVTISSFDPLRREIAKTALERLIADGRIHPGRIEEVVEKVKEEMDQHIRKLGEETCLELGFTDVHPELYYYIGKLNYRTSYTQNVLLHTKEVAHLAGMMAAMLGLDEKMARRGGLMHDIGKAISHEVGGAHSKVGAEIARRYGEPDYVINAILYHHGDEPARYPEAVLVAAADALSAARPGARREVLQSYINRLEKIEAIVNSFENVEKSFAIQAGREVRVIVNAEKLSDEEAYLLTKEIAKRIEKEVEFPGQIKVVTIRESRFVELAK, encoded by the coding sequence ATGAATGAAGTGATAGTAGGATTATTATCTGCAGTTTTTGCTGGTGGAGCTGGATTTACTGCTTGTAAAGTAATGGTAGAAAAAAAGTTAAAAGAAAAAGAGCAAGAGTATAGCAAAGTATTAAGCAGAAAAGAAGAGTTAGAAAAGCTTGCAAAAGAGGAAGCTGAAAGGATAAAAAAGGAAGCTGAAAAAGAAGCTGAAAGGGTCATAAAAGAAGCAGAAAAAGAGGCAAAGATAAGAGCGTCAGAAATAGAGAGAGAAGCATTAAAACTAAAAGAACAACAAGAGTTTATTATTGAAAAAGAGCTGTTAAAAAGAAAGCAGGAACTTGAAAACGAGCTTAGACAAAAAAGAGAGGAACTTCAAAACTTAGAAAAACAACTTTTAATGAAAGAATCTCAGTTAGAGAAAAGACTTGCAAGATTAGAACATAGAGAAGAAGAAATAGAAAAAAGAGCTACAGAAATTGCTAAATTAGAAACAGAGATAAAGGCTTTAGAGAAACAGTTAAAAGAAAAAGAAGAAAAAGTCAAATCTGCTGAAGAACAGTACATCTTAGAGCTTCAAAGAATTGCAAGCATGACAAAAGAAGAAGCAAAAACAGAACTTATGAGAAAAGTAGAAGAAGAAGCAAAGTTAGAAGCTGCTAAACTTATGAGAGAAATAGAAGAAGAGGCAAGGAAAAATGCAGAAAAAGAAGCAAAATGGAATCTTGTTACTGCAATTCAAAGACTTGCTCCAGAAGCAACTACTACGTATACAGTTTCAGTTGTTGACCTTCCAAGCAATGACATCAAAGGTAGAATAATAGGAAGGGAAGGTAGAAACATAAGAGCTTTTGAAATGGCAACAGGTGTAGATTTAATAATAGATGATACACCAGACATAGTTACAATATCTTCCTTTGACCCGTTAAGAAGAGAGATTGCAAAAACAGCTTTAGAGAGACTTATAGCTGATGGTAGAATACATCCTGGAAGGATAGAAGAGGTTGTTGAAAAAGTAAAAGAAGAAATGGATCAGCATATTAGAAAGTTAGGAGAAGAAACATGTCTTGAACTTGGTTTTACCGATGTACATCCTGAGCTTTACTACTACATTGGAAAGTTAAACTACAGAACATCTTATACCCAAAATGTTTTATTACACACTAAAGAAGTTGCACACCTTGCAGGAATGATGGCAGCAATGCTTGGTTTAGATGAAAAGATGGCAAGAAGAGGAGGGCTTATGCACGATATAGGTAAAGCTATATCCCACGAAGTAGGAGGAGCTCACTCTAAGGTCGGAGCTGAAATAGCAAGAAGATACGGAGAGCCAGACTACGTTATAAATGCAATTCTTTACCACCACGGAGATGAACCTGCAAGGTATCCTGAAGCTGTTTTAGTAGCAGCTGCAGACGCACTTTCAGCAGCAAGACCAGGAGCAAGAAGAGAGGTTCTACAATCTTACATAAACAGACTTGAAAAAATAGAAGCTATTGTTAACTCTTTTGAAAATGTAGAAAAGTCTTTTGCAATACAGGCAGGTAGGGAAGTAAGGGTCATAGTTAACGCAGAAAAACTCTCAGACGAGGAAGCTTACCTTTTAACAAAAGAAATAGCAAAAAGAATAGAAAAAGAAGTAGAATTCCCTGGACAGATAAAAGTTGTCACAATAAGAGAATCAAGGTTTGTAGAATTAGCAAAGTAG
- a CDS encoding S41 family peptidase: protein MKSRISMVVGVILIFVAGMSFGLNAKTPKTDYSEDIQIIRTYTDVLKLVEDNYVEPTESKKLLYGSLRGLLSSLDPYSTFFTPEEFKEFTSETQGEFGGLGMEVTMENNKLLVVSPIEDTPAFKAGIKPGDWIIEIDGEPTDKMTLFQAVKKMRGKPGTKVTLTIFRKGVEKPFKVELVRDIIKVKSVKTKELENGKIGYIRLTQFQENSAEEFEKALKSFKNKEGIIIDLRNNPGGLLTSAVSIADMLLPKGKLIVYTQGRDPKNREEFYSQSEPVVDKKIPIAVIVNKGSASASEILTGALKDNNRAIIVGDTTFGKASVQTLIPLPDGAGVKLTVAHYYTPNGNLIMNKGITPDIIVKVSEEEEAERAKAEREAKMNGKEAEIKDPQLEAAINAVKILNFAKKLN, encoded by the coding sequence ATGAAAAGCAGAATCTCAATGGTTGTAGGTGTGATTTTAATATTTGTTGCCGGAATGAGTTTTGGACTTAACGCAAAAACACCAAAAACAGATTACAGCGAAGATATTCAAATAATAAGAACTTATACAGACGTTTTAAAATTAGTAGAAGATAACTACGTTGAACCAACGGAATCTAAGAAATTACTTTATGGCTCACTAAGAGGTTTACTATCTTCACTTGACCCTTACTCAACCTTCTTTACACCAGAGGAGTTTAAAGAGTTTACTTCAGAAACACAGGGAGAGTTTGGTGGACTTGGAATGGAAGTAACAATGGAAAACAATAAACTTTTAGTTGTATCGCCGATAGAAGACACTCCTGCATTTAAAGCAGGAATAAAACCTGGAGACTGGATAATAGAAATAGATGGAGAACCAACAGATAAGATGACTCTCTTTCAAGCAGTTAAAAAAATGAGAGGAAAGCCGGGAACAAAAGTTACCTTAACTATATTTAGAAAAGGTGTAGAAAAGCCATTTAAAGTAGAGTTAGTAAGAGACATAATAAAAGTAAAAAGTGTTAAAACAAAAGAATTAGAAAACGGGAAAATAGGATACATAAGATTAACCCAGTTTCAAGAAAATTCAGCTGAAGAATTTGAAAAAGCTTTAAAATCTTTTAAAAATAAAGAAGGTATTATAATAGACCTTAGAAACAACCCCGGTGGATTACTCACTTCTGCAGTTTCTATTGCTGATATGCTACTACCTAAAGGTAAATTGATCGTTTACACACAAGGTAGAGACCCTAAGAACAGAGAGGAGTTCTACTCCCAATCAGAACCAGTAGTGGATAAAAAAATTCCAATAGCGGTTATCGTTAATAAAGGCTCTGCATCTGCATCAGAAATTTTAACCGGAGCTTTAAAAGATAATAACAGAGCGATTATAGTCGGTGATACAACTTTCGGTAAAGCGTCTGTACAAACACTTATACCTTTACCTGATGGTGCTGGTGTTAAATTAACTGTAGCCCACTACTACACTCCAAATGGAAATCTTATAATGAATAAAGGTATAACTCCCGATATAATAGTAAAAGTAAGTGAAGAAGAAGAAGCTGAGAGAGCAAAAGCAGAAAGAGAAGCTAAAATGAACGGAAAAGAAGCCGAAATAAAAGACCCTCAACTTGAAGCTGCCATAAATGCTGTAAAAATTTTAAACTTTGCCAAAAAATTAAATTAA
- the atpA gene encoding F0F1 ATP synthase subunit alpha: MSVIRADEVLEQLNKQLQEFEVSAKLEEIGTVIQVGDGVARIYGLEKAMMGEMLEFENGGVGVVFNLEEDNVGAVLLGSDVNVREGSVVKRTGRILSIPVGKGLLGRVVDGLGNPIDGKGPLTDIAYYSPVEKIAPGVVKRKSVHEPLQTGIKAIDAMIPIGRGQRELIIGDRATGKTTVAIDTILNQKGQGVYCIYVAIGQKRANVVHIVETLQKHGAMEYTTVVAATASDPATMQYIAPFVGCTIGEYFRDNGMHALVIYDDLTKHAYAYRQLSLLLRRPPGREAYPGDVFYLHSRLLERAAKLNDELGAGSLTALPIIETQAGDVAAYIPTNVISITDGQIFLEADLFYKGIRPAINVGISVSRVGGAAQIKAMKQVAGTLRLDLAQFRELEAFVQFASDLDKATQAQIARGQRMVELLKQPPNQPVPVEKQVAIIYIAGQGYLDDVPVNAIQKFEKEFYTFLDTEKPDILEAIRREKALSDDIKAKLDAAVKEFKQKVAF; this comes from the coding sequence ATGTCTGTGATAAGAGCTGATGAAGTTTTAGAACAATTAAACAAGCAACTTCAAGAGTTTGAAGTTTCTGCAAAACTTGAAGAAATTGGAACAGTTATTCAGGTGGGAGACGGTGTTGCCCGTATTTACGGTCTTGAAAAGGCTATGATGGGAGAGATGCTTGAGTTCGAAAACGGTGGTGTTGGTGTTGTATTCAACCTTGAAGAAGATAACGTTGGTGCGGTTTTACTTGGTTCTGATGTAAACGTAAGAGAAGGTAGCGTTGTTAAAAGAACAGGAAGAATTTTATCTATACCAGTAGGAAAAGGACTTCTTGGAAGAGTAGTTGATGGTCTTGGAAACCCAATAGATGGAAAAGGTCCTTTAACTGATATAGCATATTACTCTCCTGTTGAAAAGATTGCTCCAGGGGTAGTAAAAAGAAAATCAGTTCACGAACCTCTTCAAACAGGTATCAAAGCAATTGACGCAATGATACCAATAGGTAGAGGACAAAGGGAGTTAATAATTGGAGATAGAGCAACTGGTAAAACGACTGTTGCTATAGATACTATACTAAATCAAAAAGGTCAGGGTGTTTACTGTATTTATGTAGCAATAGGTCAAAAGAGAGCAAACGTTGTCCATATAGTTGAAACATTACAAAAACACGGTGCAATGGAGTATACAACAGTAGTTGCTGCTACAGCATCAGATCCTGCAACAATGCAGTACATAGCTCCATTTGTTGGATGTACAATAGGTGAGTACTTCAGAGACAACGGAATGCACGCTTTAGTTATATACGATGACCTTACAAAACACGCTTACGCTTACAGACAGTTATCACTCCTCTTAAGAAGACCCCCAGGAAGGGAAGCGTATCCGGGAGACGTTTTCTACCTACACTCAAGATTATTAGAGAGAGCTGCTAAACTAAACGATGAACTTGGAGCAGGTTCTTTAACTGCTTTACCTATAATAGAGACACAAGCAGGTGACGTTGCTGCATACATACCAACAAACGTTATATCTATTACTGATGGTCAGATATTCCTTGAAGCAGATTTATTCTATAAAGGTATAAGACCTGCTATTAACGTAGGTATCTCTGTTTCAAGGGTTGGTGGAGCTGCTCAAATAAAAGCTATGAAACAGGTGGCAGGTACTTTAAGACTCGACCTTGCTCAGTTTAGAGAGCTTGAAGCATTCGTTCAATTTGCATCAGACCTTGATAAAGCAACTCAAGCTCAAATTGCGAGAGGTCAAAGAATGGTTGAGCTCCTAAAACAACCTCCTAACCAACCTGTTCCAGTAGAAAAGCAAGTAGCAATCATATACATAGCAGGACAGGGATACCTAGACGATGTACCTGTAAACGCGATTCAAAAGTTTGAGAAAGAGTTTTACACCTTCTTAGATACAGAAAAGCCAGACATCCTTGAAGCCATAAGAAGAGAAAAAGCATTGTCAGACGATATAAAAGCAAAACTTGATGCGGCTGTTAAAGAATTTAAGCAAAAAGTCGCATTTTAG
- a CDS encoding TIGR00282 family metallophosphoesterase, which yields MRFLVIGDVIGRTGRRAVKEVLPFLKEKLKIDFVVLNGENLAHGNGITKPTFDEILTAGVDVITSGNHTFDKKEVYAIIDDERLLRPANLPPLAKGKGFNTYEKNGKKITVINLMGRVFMGIPLDCPFRAFDEIYNEVKDTSNYIIVDFHGEATSEKQAFGYYVDSRATLVFGTHTHVQTSDERFLPKGTAYISDVGLTGAYNSVIGVKSHQIIEKFITGMPVKYEPEEGNYIFQALFLDTEEKQLKRIQIKEGENYEL from the coding sequence ATGAGATTTTTAGTAATAGGTGATGTAATAGGAAGAACAGGAAGGAGAGCCGTTAAAGAGGTTCTTCCTTTCCTTAAAGAAAAGCTAAAGATAGACTTTGTAGTTTTAAACGGAGAAAATTTAGCCCACGGAAACGGTATTACAAAACCTACATTTGACGAAATCCTAACGGCAGGAGTAGACGTCATAACATCTGGAAATCATACATTTGATAAAAAAGAAGTGTATGCAATCATAGATGATGAAAGATTACTTAGACCTGCAAACCTTCCACCCCTTGCAAAAGGAAAAGGTTTTAACACCTACGAAAAAAACGGTAAAAAAATAACAGTTATAAACCTTATGGGAAGAGTTTTTATGGGAATTCCTTTAGATTGTCCTTTTAGAGCCTTTGATGAAATCTACAACGAAGTAAAAGATACATCAAACTACATAATAGTGGATTTTCACGGAGAAGCAACTTCAGAAAAACAAGCTTTTGGTTATTACGTAGATTCACGGGCAACTTTAGTCTTTGGAACTCACACCCACGTACAAACTTCGGATGAAAGATTTCTACCAAAAGGCACAGCTTATATATCAGATGTAGGCTTAACAGGAGCTTACAACTCTGTAATAGGAGTTAAAAGCCATCAAATCATAGAGAAATTTATAACAGGAATGCCTGTAAAGTATGAACCAGAAGAAGGGAATTATATATTCCAAGCTTTATTTTTAGATACAGAAGAAAAGCAGTTAAAAAGAATACAGATAAAAGAAGGTGAAAATTATGAACTATAA
- a CDS encoding ATP synthase F0 subunit B, which produces MKKVFLMGLFIVGISFASEGSEESGVLLWKAVNTIILLGVIAYFGGKHIKNFLESRRQSVSNMVLEAQKAKEDSIKALEEAKRKLEEANYKLEEGIRLAKETAENERKHAIAQANEIAERIKSQAKETINIEIKRAELKIKKYATSKALELAQNLLNQKVDPETTKSIINKTIKELEA; this is translated from the coding sequence ATGAAAAAAGTTTTTTTAATGGGTTTGTTTATAGTAGGAATTTCTTTTGCGTCTGAAGGGTCTGAAGAGTCAGGTGTTTTACTTTGGAAGGCAGTTAACACTATAATTCTTTTAGGTGTGATTGCTTACTTTGGTGGAAAACATATTAAAAATTTCCTAGAAAGCAGAAGACAGTCAGTTTCCAATATGGTTTTAGAAGCACAAAAAGCTAAGGAAGATAGCATTAAAGCTTTAGAAGAAGCTAAAAGGAAATTAGAAGAAGCAAACTATAAGTTGGAAGAAGGGATAAGACTTGCAAAAGAAACAGCTGAAAATGAAAGAAAACACGCTATTGCTCAAGCAAATGAAATAGCAGAAAGAATAAAATCACAGGCAAAAGAAACTATAAATATAGAAATTAAAAGAGCAGAATTAAAGATTAAAAAGTATGCAACTTCAAAAGCTTTAGAGTTGGCTCAAAACTTACTAAATCAAAAAGTAGACCCAGAAACAACTAAGTCTATAATAAACAAAACAATAAAAGAGTTGGAGGCTTAA
- the atpH gene encoding ATP synthase F1 subunit delta: protein MKVDKKFLKNIVKKIIKVLGNDEEKLSNTSKALDVLSLFYKSNSNFRNLVLSPTVSLEEKEKAILKVLTTLNLPEEVKSLILLSIRENKGNIIKELNKAFKFEVEKFFATVQGEVITAHPIDESLLNGIKASLESKIGKKIEFTVKEDKSLIGGAVIKAGSYILDTSVRNYLKQLERTLTRF, encoded by the coding sequence TTGAAAGTAGATAAAAAATTTTTAAAGAACATTGTTAAAAAGATAATAAAAGTTTTAGGAAATGATGAAGAGAAGCTTTCTAACACATCAAAGGCTTTAGATGTTCTTTCTTTATTTTACAAATCAAATTCAAACTTTAGAAACTTAGTCTTAAGCCCGACAGTATCTTTAGAAGAGAAAGAAAAGGCTATCTTGAAAGTTTTAACTACATTAAATTTACCTGAAGAAGTAAAATCTTTAATTCTTCTATCTATAAGAGAAAATAAAGGAAACATCATTAAAGAGTTAAACAAAGCTTTTAAATTTGAAGTAGAAAAGTTTTTTGCAACAGTTCAAGGGGAAGTTATTACAGCTCATCCAATTGATGAATCCTTACTAAATGGAATAAAAGCTTCTTTAGAGTCTAAAATTGGTAAAAAGATTGAGTTTACAGTGAAAGAAGATAAAAGTTTAATTGGTGGTGCGGTTATAAAAGCTGGAAGTTATATACTTGATACTTCTGTAAGAAATTACTTAAAGCAACTTGAAAGAACATTAACCAGATTTTAA
- the tsaD gene encoding tRNA (adenosine(37)-N6)-threonylcarbamoyltransferase complex transferase subunit TsaD — translation MIILGIESSCDDTSVAVYDSERGILSNVVSSQFIHLEFGGVYPELAAREHTKNFLPVLDKALKDAKISLKDIDAVAATFMPGLIVSLVIGVAAAKSLTFILKKPIIPVHHIEAHIFANFLIKEIKYPFIALVVSGGHTELVLVKDFEDYVYIGGTLDDAVGEVFDKVARAMDLGFPGGPVIDRLTQNGKEIIKFPRPLINEKGENRFNFSFSGLKTAVIKEIRKGLYKKEDIAASFQAAVIETLLKKTLDACNEFGVKRVVIAGGVSANSKLREEVSKIEDIEFYYPPLNLCTDNGAMVAFTGFKRFSKYKKGFRLDFEAKAKCRIDKFPQLLRDFHT, via the coding sequence ATGATAATTTTAGGAATAGAAAGCTCCTGTGATGATACCTCTGTAGCTGTTTATGACAGTGAAAGAGGTATCCTTTCAAATGTAGTATCATCTCAATTTATTCACTTAGAGTTTGGAGGAGTTTATCCAGAACTTGCTGCAAGGGAACACACAAAAAACTTTTTACCTGTTTTAGATAAAGCATTAAAAGATGCAAAGATTTCCCTTAAAGATATTGATGCAGTAGCAGCAACGTTTATGCCGGGACTTATTGTATCATTGGTAATTGGTGTTGCAGCTGCAAAATCTCTAACTTTTATTTTAAAGAAACCAATTATACCTGTACATCATATAGAAGCACACATATTTGCAAACTTTTTGATAAAAGAGATTAAATATCCTTTTATAGCTCTTGTAGTATCAGGAGGACATACAGAGTTAGTTTTAGTCAAAGATTTTGAGGATTATGTTTATATAGGTGGGACTTTAGATGACGCAGTTGGAGAAGTTTTTGATAAAGTGGCAAGAGCTATGGATTTAGGTTTTCCCGGAGGTCCTGTAATAGACAGATTAACACAAAACGGAAAAGAAATAATAAAATTTCCAAGACCTCTCATAAACGAAAAAGGGGAAAACAGATTTAACTTCTCTTTCAGTGGCTTAAAAACAGCAGTAATAAAAGAAATAAGAAAAGGTTTATATAAAAAGGAAGACATTGCAGCTTCTTTTCAGGCTGCTGTTATAGAGACCCTTTTAAAAAAGACTTTAGACGCTTGCAATGAGTTTGGCGTAAAAAGAGTTGTAATAGCCGGAGGAGTATCCGCCAACTCAAAACTTAGAGAAGAAGTTTCAAAAATTGAAGATATTGAATTCTATTATCCTCCTCTTAATCTTTGCACAGACAACGGTGCTATGGTTGCTTTTACAGGCTTTAAAAGATTTTCAAAATACAAAAAAGGATTTAGATTAGACTTTGAAGCAAAGGCTAAATGTAGAATAGATAAGTTTCCTCAACTACTTAGAGATTTTCATACCTAA
- a CDS encoding aldo/keto reductase, translated as MNYKNFLDLKLSEIGVGTYLGSPDENTNKNYEETIKKAVKLGINVIDTAINYRDMESERVIGRVLQQIDRKNLIISTKGGYFPKDNRLKVENITQYLKENLIDKGIVNKEDITPYGNILTPKFIDWSLEKSLENLNTDYIDIYFLHNPEDQLQIVDKQTFYKKLWTVFRLLEGKVNQGKLRYYGLATWNGFRVNPDHIQHLNLFEIFDIAKEVGGENHHFRFIQLPYNLAMTESYTLKNQYYNGKLYSTLEATQILGIYTYISAPLFQGRIVRRFDENAKKLFKVEKDVHIPIQFVRSTPGVGTVLIGMSKVNHLLENIEIEKYPKLEKEEIDFIFSSSR; from the coding sequence ATGAACTATAAAAACTTTTTAGATTTAAAGCTATCTGAAATAGGAGTTGGAACTTACTTAGGCAGTCCAGATGAAAATACAAACAAAAACTATGAAGAGACCATAAAAAAAGCAGTAAAACTGGGCATCAACGTAATAGATACAGCTATAAATTACAGAGATATGGAAAGTGAAAGGGTTATAGGTAGAGTTTTACAACAGATAGATAGAAAAAATTTAATTATCTCTACGAAAGGCGGATACTTTCCAAAGGATAATAGACTTAAAGTAGAAAACATCACACAGTATTTGAAGGAAAATTTAATAGATAAAGGCATTGTAAACAAAGAGGACATCACACCTTACGGAAATATACTAACGCCAAAATTCATAGACTGGTCTCTTGAAAAAAGTTTAGAAAACTTAAACACAGACTACATTGACATATACTTTTTACATAATCCAGAAGACCAGCTTCAGATAGTAGATAAACAAACGTTTTACAAAAAACTCTGGACGGTTTTCAGACTCTTAGAAGGAAAAGTAAATCAAGGAAAGCTAAGATATTATGGACTTGCAACGTGGAACGGTTTTAGAGTTAATCCTGACCATATCCAACATCTAAATCTGTTTGAAATTTTTGATATTGCCAAAGAAGTAGGCGGAGAAAACCATCACTTTAGATTTATTCAGCTACCTTATAACTTAGCAATGACTGAAAGCTACACACTAAAAAATCAATATTATAATGGTAAGCTCTACTCCACTTTAGAAGCAACTCAAATTCTTGGTATATATACATACATAAGCGCACCATTATTCCAAGGAAGAATAGTTAGAAGATTTGATGAAAATGCTAAAAAATTATTCAAAGTAGAAAAAGATGTCCATATCCCTATACAGTTTGTAAGAAGTACTCCGGGAGTAGGAACAGTGCTTATAGGTATGAGTAAAGTAAACCATCTTTTAGAAAACATAGAGATAGAAAAGTATCCTAAACTTGAAAAAGAAGAAATTGATTTTATATTTTCAAGCAGTAGATAA
- a CDS encoding F0F1 ATP synthase subunit gamma — MAKLSPRDIKRKINGIKNTRRITSAMKMVSAAKLRKAQNLLYATRPYSEKLYELISDLSIYIDREAHPLLAKREVKNVDLIVITADRGLAGAFNANVLKTTWREIQNFQSEGKTVNLILIGRKAVNFFKNKGLNVVASYEDVYRNQMNLSFTSLLGGIISSRFIEEKTDAVHLINNELITSSTYETKIRGLLPLEPKETSSKKYDEMSIYNIEPSKEEVLSSLLQRYINFQLYRALVESSTAEHSARMIAMDNATKNAGEAIRKWTIIFNKARQEAITTELIDIINAAEAIK; from the coding sequence ATGGCTAAGTTATCGCCAAGGGATATTAAAAGAAAGATAAATGGTATAAAAAATACAAGAAGAATAACTTCAGCAATGAAGATGGTTTCTGCGGCTAAATTGAGGAAAGCCCAGAACCTTCTTTATGCTACAAGACCTTACTCTGAAAAGCTGTATGAGCTTATTTCCGACCTTTCTATATATATAGATAGAGAGGCTCATCCACTTTTAGCAAAAAGAGAAGTTAAAAATGTAGACCTTATCGTTATAACAGCTGATAGAGGACTTGCAGGGGCATTTAACGCAAACGTTTTAAAAACAACTTGGAGAGAGATACAGAACTTTCAATCAGAGGGAAAAACTGTAAATTTAATTTTAATCGGAAGAAAAGCGGTTAACTTTTTCAAAAATAAAGGTTTAAATGTTGTTGCATCTTATGAAGACGTCTATAGAAATCAGATGAATCTGTCGTTTACCTCATTACTGGGAGGAATTATCTCTTCTAGATTTATAGAAGAAAAGACAGATGCAGTTCATTTGATTAACAACGAGCTTATAACATCTTCTACTTATGAAACAAAAATAAGAGGACTTCTGCCATTAGAGCCTAAGGAAACTTCCAGCAAAAAGTATGATGAAATGAGTATATACAATATTGAGCCTTCTAAGGAAGAGGTTTTAAGCTCCTTACTCCAAAGGTACATTAACTTTCAGCTTTACAGAGCATTAGTTGAATCTTCTACTGCAGAACATTCTGCAAGGATGATAGCAATGGATAATGCTACTAAAAATGCTGGAGAAGCTATTAGAAAGTGGACTATCATATTTAATAAGGCAAGACAAGAAGCTATTACAACAGAGCTTATAGATATTATTAACGCTGCTGAAGCAATAAAGTAA